From the genome of Oncorhynchus gorbuscha isolate QuinsamMale2020 ecotype Even-year linkage group LG18, OgorEven_v1.0, whole genome shotgun sequence:
TCTTCTAGAAGGAAGAAAAACATTTTGTCTGAAGCGATCCAAATTATTTGGTTTCCTCTACACAGCAAGGGTTTGCTACGTTTACTGCACATTTCGAGTTTCTTGACAAGCAAAGCACTACACCAAAAGCTGGAGTTCCCATACCATTGTTCTGTTCTGGAGAGCTGACCCCTTTGTCTACCACTGCCAAGGTAAGAACTTGTTCACAATTTTCACCCTTTCTCAGTATCCTATTTTTATCATACAGTTGAAGGGGTTGCTTGCAGGCCCGACATGTATTGAAAATTCATACCTTTTTTAGTTGTATGTTGTCGTGAAACAACAATGTTAAAACTTTTAGAAAGTGATGGTGCAACTCTCCCTTCCACTCTTCGCGCTCGGTGAAGTATCCCGAGGTCGCTCTATTTCTCAGAATTGCTCGCTTGTCTGACCAGTTTTACCCGGTTCAACAAATATTTATTTCGACTAATAACATGACCCCCATGTGACCTCTTCTAGTTATAATGTAAATGTATCATGTTTATTTTACTTGTAAAACTTCAGGCCTTGGCGCAAGCTAAGGGAAGCCTGACGTCACTTTTATCATGACGTCCGTCCATGTATTTAACTTTTTTTCCCCCATTTGTCTGGCTGAGAGTGACTGACTCACAAGCCACATTTCGAAATAAACAGTCAGTAATTTGAGTAATGCATATGACATACAACATTGCTCATCAGTCAAGGCTCCGTGGCGTCATCCAAAAACTTTTAGCCTGTTATTTAGCACTGTTTAATGGTGGATATGATTCACATCTCCTCCAAGTTCCCCAAGTTGTAAATTATGCTTTGTATGTGCAATACAAAATATACAGTATTTGCACACCGTAAGTTTTTATAGGTAGTTATCAGCCTATCCAATCAAACACGAATCATACAACCCACTAGGATAACCCTACAGGTTACCATGTGGTTCAGTCACGTCCTACACATATTGCAATGAAACCCACTAAAACAATCCATGTGACTCTTTCAGATGAGTGTGAACATCTTTCCCGCCCCTGCGCCTACTCGTCCCCTGCGGCTGAAGCGGCTGGAGCTGGATGACCCCCAGGACTACACAGAGGCCCTGAAATGCAAGCGTCCTCGACTGAGCCTGCCACCCTCATCCCCTGGCCTGGCCCCATGCCTGAGGCCCCTGAGACACAGTCCGGGTCCTGTGGGCGCTGACCACCACTGTGTGTCCTGCATCGGGCCCTACGTCCTCCTTGAACCcacagagggaacagagactTACAGGGCCGTCCATAGGGTCACCGAGCAGGAGTACACCTGCAAGGTATGTATTGTAGCTACATGACCAGACAGTGGTGTGACTGTTTGCTTAATCAAGTCGCCCAACTGTCTGTCAGTACTTACTTGATACTGTGCCTGTGAAATCGACCTTTGCACACACACCCCTTTTGTGCCATTCAAGTTCAGCTTATTTGTCATATGCACAGGAACACACGGTGTTCTTTGACACTCGAATGGGTACGTTATCCTCAGGCAATAATGAATATGCATAGCCGTACTGTAGTCCGGTCTGTAATTTGACCATGAACTTATGAATTGTAACCCAACTCTACCCCATGTCCTCTACCAGGTGTTTTCTATGAGGCGGTACCAGGAGCTCATCGCCCCCTACACCCGCCTGCTGCCCCACGACAACATCTGCCGCATCGCAGAGGTGGTGATGGGTGAGCGCAGCGTCTACGTCTTCTTTCAGCATAACTACGGTGACATGCACTCTTACGTGCGCACGTGCAAGCGGCTCCAGGAGGAGGAGGCGGTCCGTCTCTTCGGCCAGATGGCAGCGGCGGTGGCCCACTGTCACGAGCACGGCGTTGTCCTGCGTGACCTCAAGCTGCGCAAGTTTGTCTTCGTGGACAAGCAGAGGTTAGTAGTGGACACTTTTCTTAAACTTAAATTGAGTTTTAGCTGAGGAACATGATCATCTGCTTCCAGGTTAGATTGCCTTACAGTAGTGACTAAGACCTGTCCCAAATTCATCATCTGAATGTTTAGACGGCCAGGCATATGTGGACTATGTTAACTTGCATTATGTCACTGCTAAAGAAAGCCCTTTAGTTGTGTAACTGTTAAAATGAATCATGACATCATAACTGTCATATAGGACTGCAATTTCTCTAACCCTGTAAACTCCGGTGTTATTCCAGACAGTTATGTAAGCCACTGTATTATGCATGCATATGACCCAGTGCACCACCTGCAAATCACACAAAGCAGAAAACATGATGTCCCACCATGGGGGTTTGATTACTATGAtgactcaatctctctctctggttttccTTAGGACCAAGCTTGTTCTTCAGAACCTGGAAGACTCATGTCTGCTCCATGGGGACGATGACTCTCTGACGGACAAGCACGGCTGCCCGGCCTACGTGGGCCCGGAGATCCTCAACTCGCGCCACTCCTACTCAGGGAAGGCTGCCGACGTGTGGAGCCTGGGTGTGGTGCTGTACACCATGGTGGTGGGACGTTACCCTTTCCAAGACGTGGAGCCTGCTGCGCTCTTCAGTAAGATCCGCCGGGGGGCATTCACAGTGCCAGAGTCGCTGTCAGTGCAGGCCAAGTCGCTGGTGTGCTGCATGCTGCGAAAAGCTCCCTCAGAGAGACTGGAGGCCTCGGAGCTGTTGTTCCACCCGTGGCTGAACTGTTCCAACAACACAACACCTCCCAACACGCACCTCAACCCCAGGAACTGCACTGACCAAGTGGTCCCCAGCTACACCGACGACACGTGTTTCTAGAATAAAAATGTTAAATATCCTCTGTCCTTCATCGTCCACTTTGTCCTACTGATGCAAGTACAGTGGCATAATCTCCATATAGGAAATACTGGTAATgcagtttttttttctccctaCCTGAAATTTTTGGTGACATTTAAGAAACATATCATAGTCGTAAGGCATTGCAAATGTCTATAACTGCAGTGTTGTTAACCTGCTGTTAGACATTAGCATGTATATATGTTGAAGTTGTGCTTTTGAAGAAGTTCTGAACATGTTATGCATGGCTGTCAATCTGAAGTGTTACCAAATGTATAACACAGTTCTGTGTCAAAGCATCCGTTGGCATTGCAGACAACAAAGCAGTAACTACCAAATACTGTATCTCCTGGCCACGTGTACACCTACCTCCGTCGAGGTAGTTGTACACTTGCTGGTCTAGGGTCCAATGCAGTAAGTCCCACACTGCTGTGAAACATCAAAAGAGGTGTTTTTCAAAAGCTACCCAACTATTGTGCTTTAACCAATGAAAATGTTTTGTTGACTCAATGGGAAGAACAGGTGAAAAGTCTTCAGATCACATGCCCTATATAGAAGCAGTCTGTCGAGCTGTATTCCCCTTCACAAAAAGCAGTAATTTTACTATTTTTTTGTTGAGCAACTCCGTTGGGAACACTAAATCAAAGATCTATATCTGACCGGATTGATACCTGATACCTCCGAACTTGACAAAATCCTGGAATACTTGATGCACGTTTTGTGCCTTTTTATGTAGGCCTACTGTTTATATATTTCAGTGACCGATGGATCCTACCAACCGTTGAAGTGCCTTGTTTATCATAACCACAGTTTATGTTTAGTCCCCCTCCCTATATCCCTATCAGAAGTTGAGTTTTGCTTTACCAAAGACTAATGCTGcattcataaccaagtgggaaggtggtaTTTACCACATACGACTGGGAAAGTCCACTTGAACGcccctccaactggtaattactagtgggaaacTCGTCTATCATCCCTGACTTCTCTTACATGCTGATCTGAGGTCACCTACTAAGGTAATTTCAGCAGTTAAATGCaacaaaacatttataaaaagcCATCTATTAATATGGTTTTTGAACACATTGTATTTACGACTTGACAACTGTTAATTACCAtcttcccacttggttatgaatgCAGCACTAGGCTAGCCTCAATCATCACTTGTGGTGTGCTGATAGTTTGTCATCTGTGATTCAGTGATCGTTCGCCTCGGTCACAGGGTTTGTATGTTTTCTGACAAACGTATGATGTCAGAGTTAGCATGGTGTCCTAGATCCCTAGACAAGTGTAGTCATTACCTCAGGTGTGAGTTAATGTCTGTAGAAGTATATAGTGCAGTGGGTTAGATCCTGAAGAATAGTGCTGTAGTGTACTTTAAACATCTTAAACCCATGTAATGGTGAAACTGTGTTAGTATCTGTTGACCTGAAGAAACAAAGGCATCACATACATTACACAGTACTGTGTGTTAGTCGTGATGCCTGCATGCAGTTCGCTGACCCGAAATAGATCTAAGATCCTACACTAAGCCACAGCTCTTATTGTGACTTTGTAAATAATTTTTTGTAAGAAAAGTACACACTTTTTCTGATGTTTGTTTGGTGGATGTACTTTTGTGAACAAGTATTTGTTGCCAGTAAAAATAAACCCTTGAACTGACTGCAAATGAGCTTTTTTTGCGATAAGACCAAACTGTGTTGTCAGATGGTTGTAACACTTCATTACCCAATCTCTATTTTCAGGGTCAGAAAAATAATTGCAGGAATCAAGAAATTATTTAACTATAAGCACGCCTTGATTCAGTTTGGACTAATATCAGGATGTAACGTGCAAGGACCGAGGTTATGGCCAATTCATACTTAATAGTAAAGATTCTGTCGGGTTTCTGCTACAGCTGACAATAGTAATGATGCACTACCTAGCCTCATTCCAAGTCCTGTACTGGTTTGGATTACACCGATTTGAAAGAAAACTCACCTGAGTTTGTCAAGAAAATAACACATCTACATGATTTAAATCAGtgttataaaaacatgttttagtcAAGACCTTTGTTGTACATGGTGAGTTGGTGACAAATGGAGAAAAACAACATGTATGAGGTCTTTAAAAGGTGCCAGAAAGAAAATTAAACTCTTCTgcaatgtattaaataaataggTCAACCTTGCGATAGGAATTTAAAACCAAATGTTTTGACAGATAATATATCCTGGTCTTTAACACAGACTAAAATAAATGTGGCTCTGATACAAAAGCATTAGCCTTCTTTAGCAATATTATCTTGCTTCTTAGTATGTAATTGGACCATATCATCAGGAAGTCAGACAAAAAGCTTGCCTGTCCCTACCATGACAACCACCTGGTCATCACACATGGGCCAAATTGATCACAACAAATCAACAGtgacatctacagtaccagtcaaacattgacacagctacgagggtttttctttatttttactattttctacaatgtagaatagtgaagtcataaaaatatgaaataacatatggtatcatgtagtaaccaaaaaaagtgttaaacatatcaaaatatatttgagattcttcaaaagtagccaccctttaccttgatgaaagccttgcacactcttggcagtctctcaactagcttcctgaggaaggcttttccaacagtcttaaacaagttcccacatatgctgagcacttgttggttgcttttccttcactctgcggtccaactcatcccaaaccatctcaattggattgaggtcaggtgattgtggaggctaggtcatctgatgcagcaccatcacactccttggtcaaatagcccttacacagcctggaggtgtgttgggccattgtcctgttgaaaaacaaatgatagtggggactaagcgcaaaccaggtgggattgggtatcgctgcagaatgttgtggtagccatgctggttaagtgtgccttgaattctaaataaatcaccaacagtgtcaccagcaaagcaccccacaccttCTCCATGTTTCAtgggggaaccacacatgcggagaccatctgttcacctattctgcatctcacaaagacacagcagttggaaccaaaaatcttgaatgtggactcatcagaccaaaggacagatttccaccagtctaatgtccattgcttgtgtctcttggcccaagcaagtctcttatttaatgtcctttagtagtggtttctttgcagcaattcaaccatgaaggcctgattcacccagtctgctctgaacagttgatgttgagatgtgtctgttactgtgaagcatttatttgggctgcaatctgaggtgcagcagaggtaactctgggtcttcctttcctgtggcggtcctcacgagagccagtttcatcatcatagcgcttgatggtttttgcaactgcactcgAAGAAactttcttgaaatgttccggattgactgaccttcatgcttaaagtagtgatggactgttgtttctctttgcttattttagtcGTTCTTCCCATcacatggacttggtcttttaccaaatagggctatcttctgtatactgcccctaccttgtcacaacacaactgattggctcaaacgcaataaGGAAATCAactccacaaatgtacttttaacaaggcacacctgttaattcaaatgcattccaggtgactacctcatgaagaggttgagagaatgccaagagtgtgcagtcTTCAaattcaaataacattttattggtcgcatacacatggctagcagatgttaatgtgagtgtagcgaaatgcttgtgcttctagtgcacagtaacatctaacaagtaatctaacaattccacaaagactacctcatacacacaaatgtaaagggatggaataagaatatgcacatataaatatatggatgagcgatggccaagcGGCATCAAGGCAATGaaataatgaaatgaaatatgccatttagcagacgcttttatccaaagcgacttagtcatgtgtgcatacattctacgtatggttggtcccaggaatcgaacccactaccctggcgttacaagcgccatgctctaccaactgagctacagaatgggtagctactttgaagaatctcatattttgatttgtttatcactttctTGGTATctccatgattccatgtgttatttcatagttttaatgtcttcactattattctacaattttagaaaatagtaaaaataaagaaaaacccttgaatgtgcaGGTGTGTCCACGCACGTCTAAAACGTCTTGTTAAGTAGACAAAGAATAAGACAATCAACAAGGAAATATGTACTGTAGCCATATCTACCTGCACAAAGTATGTATGTCTAAAGATAATACGCTGATCACTTTGGATGTTGTTGACATTTGAAATCAATATCTGAGTAAATTCAGGACAGGTTTGCGTTAACATCTCTAGGGAGCATGTTCTACACTAGAGGCAGATAGATATACATCACATAGAAGGGACTGGATGCAACTTTAGAATACCCACCTGTATTTTCCTACAATTTTGTACCCAAAGTACGTGTCTTTGTCACATTTTACTTGAACAAAAACAGCCAAGAGCAAGACTTAAGCCAcatacagatataggatcttaatttgaacctGTTTGCTCcagcaggaaaataattctgcagcaacaggaaatgtgaattataattAAGACATGTTTTGTAAGGGAAAATCCGGTCtaaaatttcaaagtggaaatcaCTTTTTAAACCTTAAGTACACTACACGTttaaaatgtcctgcattgcaggaaagttcacCTGCAACAGGGCGATCAAATTAATATCCTACATCTGTTAGAGTAACACTGTCCAGCTGGTATTCAGTAGGACAAACACAATGCTGATACAGTGGCTGTGAGGATCGATATCCAGCTAACCAACCACTCACACTACTAGCCCTAAATAGTTAGCCTTCAGTCCTCCCATTAATCACAAATGCGGTATTCTACATTAAGTACATTTCCATCGTGTCATTTGATAAGGAAAGTTGGACGATAGGCATCACGGATCTCTACTGGCAGTTTTTTAGTGAAAGGAAACTCAAGACTAGATTTGTTTTGAAACTAGAAGTCTAAAATTACATTTCAAAACACCACACATGGTGAGAGAGCGACAGTTGGACTAAACGGAAACTGCTCTATAGCTAGACTTCTGCGGTCATAAACTCTTCATACAAACTAAAAACTGTACAACTAAAGCAATACCTAAAAAGACTTTTAAAAGTTATTAAAACACAAGATATGTAAATTAGGTTCAAACAGTACACTCTACAGGCAGAGTTTGTATTTGGTGTGAGAATGCACGTCACACTCGTCCTTAAAACACATCATAGGATTGAGAATCAGAACTAGATTCTGCTGTACTTTTGGAACAGCAATGCAGCAGAATTGTATTTGCTGGCTTGACCCATAAAACTATAGACTGCATCAAGTCCTGtcgctaaataaataaaaaattgtagGTTTGAGTAGCGTTGGTATGGAAGGCATAACATATCCAAGAGGCAGACTGATTCAAGCTGGTATGTGAGTTTTCCATCAGCTAAATTGAGTATGCCCCCTTGTGTTCAAACATGCCCTCAAGCATGCAGTCTGAGAATGGTCCTAAACCTAAGTTGAGTCAATTTGGTACGACGACATCCTACACTTTGGAATGGTAAAGCTTGAAAAACAGAACATGATCATAAAAATCCCAAACTGTGCTTACCAACACTAGCATAGACAATGTGAAATATGTTGCAAATTAATGAGTGCCAGAACTTGCTCCAATACCAGGTCAAACAACACACACCAAACATAAATGCTTTTGCTTCTGATAAACAAGGTATGGAGAACATAGCAATGGAAAACTAAAATGAGACACAAATaaagtaacagagtaacagagctCCAAGCTCACAGTCTGACTTCAGTAAAACATGAGGTCCACCAAACAAATTAATAAGattcttttttaaataaaatccCAACCCGAACGAGTTTAAGATTGTAAGAGAAATGGTGGCGACGTGGGTACAGACAGACATCCAAGTATACTGTCTGCTCCTGCATGAGAATGAGACTGGCGCGTCACTGGGCACACAGGGCACCATACCTACTGAGAGAAGAAATACATGGTTCAGATTAGAAGATTAGACCGCCCCAAACGATGCATCCACAAACAGTACTAATTCAACATAAAGACTGTAAAACAGTTTCATTCTCCATGTTTTCCATACCAATCACATTTTCAGTTTTTCTATTTGGGGAAACATTTCTGTGAAGAATACAGGCAGTGtgttctcctcacctctcttcatCCATGTTCTCATCATAACAATCTTCATCCAGCTCCAGGTCCAGTTCGTTGCCAATGCCAGAGTCCCGTGGGGCCATGAATAAACTAACATGCGGAAACAAAGGCAAATGTTGCTCACCACAGACCATTTTAATGTATAAGAAATTCGTTCAGGGATGGCATATAAGTATTTTGGGCATTCGCCAGTCGGAGTAGTAGACAGATTTCTACTGGCCCAGGTAACAGTCGGGTCCAAAATCGGTGCCATGCGATGTTTGAAAAGACAAATATCACTGCCGGGTTAGTTTCTAACAGCCCAGTCTGAAAAGTACTAGCCTCAGGCTAACGGGCTAGCTTAATTTCTATCCCTTCCCTGGTTCTTTGGCTATGTTGACTGACAGCCAAGGATATTTATCCATGCATTGAGCTTTGAGCAAAAGTTAAGTACTTATTTTGTTGATCGTATTGCCAGTATGCAGTTATATTGTCTTTGACCAACCATGTTCAGATCGTAAACAGATGATTTCCACTCAAGATAAAAGAATACCATACCCAGACAACTGTCACTTCAAATGGACATGAGAAGTTAAAAAAAAGGTATAGGTCACTCAAAAAGAATACATTCATATTTGGTTAATTAGTCAATTTTTAATAAAACCACAAAGAACTGTGCACATCAATCAAGATTATTAAAATTGAGCACTTTCAATACAGAGCACAAAACTGTAATAATGATGTGTTTTTACAGTCTCAGTCTTACCTGACTGAGCGGCATGTGAAGAAGACGATCCTTTTCAGCCTCGTGTTGTAGAAGAAGTAGTTGAAGGACCACATGTTGCCCTCCTCTCCGTACGGGTCAGAGTCCAGGTCTGGGTTGTAGCTGCAACATCCAAAACAAAATGGCCTTTACATTCTGGTTTACAAATGACATGTacaggtaactaccaaaataaagcAAACCCTTGAGTAAATGACTATACAAAGCattttgaaagcaggtgcttccacacaggtgtgtttCCTGGGTTAATTAAggaattaacatcccatcatgcttaagttgatgtataaaaatgcccagttgcccattattttgctTACCATTGTTAGAAGAAAATacctcagtgactttgaaagaggggtctcaaaggagcatagggggtttacAGGGTGTgagtctcagtcaccagatctcaacccaattgaacacttatgggagactCTGGAGCGGCGCTTGAGACAGTGTTTtctaccaccatcaacaaaacaacaaattatggaatttcttgtggaagaatgatgtcgcatccctccaatagagttccagacacttgtagaatctatgccacggtgttttgaagctgttctggctcgtggtggcacaatgccctattaagacactacgTTGGTGTCTCTTTTATTTAGTCAGTTACCGGTATGTCTCCTCGCACATGTTTAAATGTGGCGGTGCTCATGCCGGAGCCTGGTGTAGTGATAGCGCTGCCAACTCCAGACCACACATACCCTCTCTACCTTTAAGAAGAAATGTAATTGCTCACCTGTAGATGTCACACTCCGACAGGCAGATCTCTGTGTCAATGGCCTCCCACAGCTGGGGCTGTAGCCGACTGTAATCCTCCCCAGCCGCCGCCGACAGACTGCTGTTCACCGCGTTGAACACCTAACATCATACACTGCGTTAATAATGCCACACAAACACAGAACGTTCGTATTTATCAGGCCCTGTTAGGATTTAGCCAACACTGACCATGTCTAGACATCAACTAATAGATTCAAGCAGTGTCCAAAACTTCATTTTGGAGTTGATCTGTTAGTCCCCTTCCCAAGCCTTTTGTCCTCCAGGTAATGGATTACAGTCTCACACCACATGAGACCAGACAAGCTTTGGGTCGTGTACAAGCTGCCTCGGCACGTCAAGCCCAATCAACTCCAGCTACTGTGTAGTGAAAGCCACGACGCAAAACCAGCAGAATACGCTGGTTCTGGTGCAAGCAATTCCTACCAGCAACGTGAGGCAGGTACAGGCACAGTTGTGTAGGTAGGAGATATTAAATCCTCACCCAGTTTATGCTGGGCTCTCTGCTGAAGTCGTGGCTCTTGGTGCGGCTGAAGTCATAGTCGGGGCGGAAGGATTCGTTGAGGGTGGCAATCAGGTAGAAGAGGGTCTTCCTGCTGCACTTGTCAGAGAGAGgcccctctccctcatctccactCTGACTCTGGCTCAACCTACACCACAGCACAAAACCACACCCTAGTTAGTGTTATATGTTCAGTGCACACTTGTGAATACTTGTCATTCACACTGTCTGCTTGACAGGAACTAAAGGATTCTTCTAGGTCTTCCAAGTGACCAGGCCATGATCATTACAGAATACAGATAGAAGTGTAATGACTAGAACACATTCAATTCACTATCACTATATTATACATCTACTATAAAATGTGTGTGAACACTACATGCATTAGTTACATTTATTTGAAAAACACTGACCATTTCTCCCAAGTACTGAATAGATCTCTACTTCCTAAGGCGGCTGAAGAAAATTGACATGCTGCCCCgggtcctctccaaatactaccgctgcaccaccgagagcatcccgggtggtgaagacggcccagtaaatcactgggaccgtgctccCACCATTCCAGGACATCTACTCGAAACGGTGCCTGAGGAAGGCACGCAACATCATCTAGG
Proteins encoded in this window:
- the LOC124003904 gene encoding tribbles homolog 2-like, with amino-acid sequence MSVNIFPAPAPTRPLRLKRLELDDPQDYTEALKCKRPRLSLPPSSPGLAPCLRPLRHSPGPVGADHHCVSCIGPYVLLEPTEGTETYRAVHRVTEQEYTCKVFSMRRYQELIAPYTRLLPHDNICRIAEVVMGERSVYVFFQHNYGDMHSYVRTCKRLQEEEAVRLFGQMAAAVAHCHEHGVVLRDLKLRKFVFVDKQRTKLVLQNLEDSCLLHGDDDSLTDKHGCPAYVGPEILNSRHSYSGKAADVWSLGVVLYTMVVGRYPFQDVEPAALFSKIRRGAFTVPESLSVQAKSLVCCMLRKAPSERLEASELLFHPWLNCSNNTTPPNTHLNPRNCTDQVVPSYTDDTCF
- the maf1a gene encoding repressor of RNA polymerase III transcription MAF1 homolog isoform X2 — its product is MKLLENSSFEAINTRLTIEMGDCQIIGRIESYSCKMAGEDKQMFKQFCQEGLPHVLEALSPPQSSGISPNKLSQSQSGDEGEGPLSDKCSRKTLFYLIATLNESFRPDYDFSRTKSHDFSREPSINWVFNAVNSSLSAAAGEDYSRLQPQLWEAIDTEICLSECDIYSYNPDLDSDPYGEEGNMWSFNYFFYNTRLKRIVFFTCRSVSLFMAPRDSGIGNELDLELDEDCYDENMDEERYGALCAQ
- the maf1a gene encoding repressor of RNA polymerase III transcription MAF1 homolog isoform X1, giving the protein MKLLENSSFEAINTRLTIEMGDCQIIGRIESYSCKMAGEDKQMFKQFCQEGLPHVLEALSPPQSSGISPNKLSQSQSGDEGEGPLSDKCSRKTLFYLIATLNESFRPDYDFSRTKSHDFSREPSINWVFNAVNSSLSAAAGEDYSRLQPQLWEAIDTEICLSECDIYSYNPDLDSDPYGEEGNMWSFNYFFYNTRLKRIVFFTCRSVSLFMAPRDSGIGNELDLELDEDCYDENMDEESRYGALCAQ